In the genome of Nocardia sp. NBC_00416, one region contains:
- a CDS encoding alpha/beta fold hydrolase: MTRPLRSRVTSVRANGVDLGIESFGREDDPLVLLVGGTTMLSWSDGLCERLASGGRCVVRYDLRDSGASTTRNPENPAYNLRDLAADAAALVEVLGAGTAHLGGVGVGGMVAQVAALDHPDAFSALTLVGTRPVAPGPVDEDLPDHNPAVMAALFSRTLPDWTDRDAVAAFAASGAAAMGNSPEEVRATAARIWDRTRSNDPAVHQANQLGMVFSRIDCAPRWRGRLGELDVPTLVVHGRADPFFPLGNGETLAAEIPGARLLVLDDMGTALRHTAAAQVAAAMLAL, encoded by the coding sequence ATGACAAGACCGCTTCGATCGCGCGTGACCTCGGTGCGGGCGAACGGTGTCGACCTGGGCATCGAGAGCTTCGGCCGCGAGGACGATCCGCTGGTTCTGCTGGTCGGCGGCACAACGATGTTGTCCTGGTCCGATGGGCTGTGCGAGCGGCTCGCGTCGGGCGGGCGCTGCGTGGTCCGCTACGACCTGCGCGACTCCGGCGCGTCAACGACCCGCAACCCGGAGAATCCGGCCTACAACCTGCGGGATCTCGCCGCCGACGCGGCCGCGCTCGTCGAGGTACTCGGTGCCGGGACCGCCCATCTCGGTGGAGTCGGCGTCGGCGGAATGGTCGCTCAGGTGGCCGCGCTGGACCACCCGGACGCGTTCTCCGCACTGACTCTCGTCGGCACTCGCCCGGTGGCTCCAGGCCCGGTCGACGAAGACCTGCCCGACCACAACCCCGCGGTCATGGCCGCGCTGTTCTCCCGCACGCTGCCGGACTGGACCGACCGGGACGCTGTCGCGGCCTTCGCCGCCTCGGGGGCCGCGGCCATGGGCAATAGTCCGGAGGAGGTACGGGCGACTGCGGCCCGGATCTGGGACCGGACACGGTCGAACGATCCCGCGGTGCACCAGGCGAACCAGCTCGGGATGGTGTTCTCCCGGATCGACTGCGCCCCACGCTGGCGAGGCCGCCTCGGTGAGCTCGACGTGCCCACGCTCGTGGTGCACGGCCGCGCCGACCCGTTCTTTCCGCTCGGCAACGGCGAGACCCTCGCCGCCGAAATCCCTGGGGCGCGACTGCTCGTCCTCGACGACATGGGTACCGCTCTACGACACACCGCGGCCGCGCAGGTCGCTGCCGCCATGCTCGCCCTGTAA
- a CDS encoding PIN domain-containing protein: MTDYLVDNSVWARLATGDPGITARLRRIERAPADLFVTCPPQVLEFCHSARTPEEHANYREQISLGFPLEHAPDESLVLDIQAALWNERLVRAAGSHDILIAGYAIVNDATVLAADHDFEHIAKVSDLQCEYIAPSL; the protein is encoded by the coding sequence GTGACCGACTACCTGGTCGACAACTCGGTGTGGGCAAGGCTGGCCACTGGAGATCCGGGGATCACTGCGCGGCTGCGGCGCATCGAGCGAGCACCGGCCGACCTTTTCGTCACCTGCCCGCCGCAGGTGCTCGAGTTCTGCCATAGCGCCCGGACACCCGAAGAACATGCGAACTACCGAGAGCAGATCTCGCTCGGATTCCCGCTCGAGCATGCACCCGATGAATCGCTGGTGCTCGATATCCAGGCAGCGCTGTGGAACGAGAGGCTTGTCCGGGCGGCCGGCTCGCACGACATCCTTATCGCCGGCTATGCCATCGTGAACGATGCGACCGTGCTTGCCGCGGACCACGACTTCGAGCACATCGCGAAGGTGTCCGACCTGCAGTGTGAATACATCGCGCCTTCGCTGTGA
- a CDS encoding type II toxin-antitoxin system VapB family antitoxin produces MAVTSVDLDPQLIERARELTGERSNRAVLDLALRRLIASKQKGAMIRGIAGLTDLENELGAPVVSPDESQSA; encoded by the coding sequence ATGGCAGTCACCAGCGTCGACCTGGATCCGCAGCTCATCGAGCGTGCCAGGGAGCTCACGGGCGAGCGATCGAACCGAGCTGTGCTCGACCTTGCGTTGCGTCGGCTCATCGCCTCGAAGCAGAAAGGCGCGATGATCCGCGGCATCGCGGGACTGACCGACCTCGAGAACGAACTCGGCGCGCCGGTGGTCTCTCCGGACGAGTCGCAGTCCGCGTGA
- a CDS encoding MerR family transcriptional regulator, which produces MGSGRHEGKMRVVMKIGEVAAELGVEAHVLRHWEDVGALTVRRDGNGYRIYDDSALEQAHTVLKLRRVGLSLPEVAAAMSPTKSAAQAVVKAKIAALENEVVHRQRAITFLQHTVECRHRYLDECPDCATFVRGA; this is translated from the coding sequence ATGGGTTCAGGTCGACATGAAGGCAAGATGCGTGTGGTGATGAAGATCGGGGAAGTAGCGGCAGAGCTCGGCGTTGAGGCTCACGTGCTGCGGCACTGGGAAGACGTTGGCGCCCTCACCGTGCGTCGCGATGGCAACGGCTACCGCATCTATGACGACAGTGCGCTGGAACAGGCACATACCGTGCTGAAACTGCGACGCGTCGGGCTCTCATTGCCCGAGGTCGCTGCCGCGATGTCACCGACGAAGTCGGCAGCACAGGCCGTCGTGAAGGCGAAGATCGCAGCACTCGAAAATGAAGTCGTCCACAGACAGCGGGCAATCACCTTCCTGCAACACACCGTCGAGTGTCGGCACAGATACCTCGATGAATGTCCGGACTGCGCGACCTTCGTCCGCGGCGCTTGA
- a CDS encoding SDR family oxidoreductase, whose protein sequence is MPDTTNPTSSPYRPSILVTGATGNLGREIVDRLPAHGARIRCLVRDQGGPRPGVEWVVGDLTDHPGAVREALVGIDAVFLIWPLLDSAAAHDLIGELTTAAPRVVYLSSTAIDDEAARQSDPIVQVHADMEALLHEAGLRPVVLRSDTLASNTRGWVKQVRAGDVVSGPEAVRTAVVDERDVADAAVAVLLAPHDQLDHGPHVLTGPEVLSRADQVAHLSAALRRDLRFQVLPAGLARSRMLADGRPEPLVEALIAASVWRQESHRVTDHVERLAGHPAGTFARWAVDHAAEFN, encoded by the coding sequence ATGCCTGATACCACCAACCCCACGAGCTCCCCGTACCGTCCATCGATCCTGGTCACCGGCGCGACTGGCAACCTCGGCCGAGAGATCGTCGACCGCCTCCCAGCCCACGGCGCGCGCATACGATGCCTTGTGCGCGATCAGGGTGGCCCGCGACCAGGAGTCGAGTGGGTGGTCGGCGACCTCACAGACCACCCAGGTGCCGTGCGCGAGGCGCTCGTGGGCATCGACGCAGTCTTTCTGATCTGGCCGCTGCTCGATTCGGCCGCTGCCCACGACCTGATCGGAGAACTCACCACGGCGGCGCCGCGTGTCGTCTACCTGTCCTCTACCGCGATAGACGACGAAGCCGCTCGTCAGAGTGATCCCATCGTTCAAGTGCACGCGGACATGGAAGCCCTGCTTCATGAGGCCGGTTTGCGACCCGTGGTGCTGCGAAGCGACACGCTGGCTTCCAACACCCGTGGTTGGGTGAAACAGGTGCGGGCGGGCGATGTCGTCTCGGGCCCAGAGGCGGTACGCACAGCCGTCGTCGACGAGCGCGATGTCGCTGATGCGGCCGTAGCCGTATTGCTCGCACCTCACGATCAACTGGACCACGGCCCCCATGTGTTGACCGGTCCCGAGGTGCTCAGCCGCGCCGACCAGGTTGCTCACCTCAGTGCAGCACTCCGGCGCGATCTGCGATTCCAGGTGCTTCCGGCCGGTCTCGCCCGATCACGGATGCTCGCAGACGGTCGCCCCGAGCCACTGGTGGAGGCCCTGATTGCTGCCTCGGTGTGGCGACAGGAGTCCCATCGCGTCACCGATCATGTCGAGCGCCTCGCCGGCCACCCGGCCGGTACCTTCGCGAGGTGGGCAGTCGACCATGCGGCCGAGTTCAACTGA
- the ychF gene encoding redox-regulated ATPase YchF produces the protein MSLTLGIVGLPNVGKSTLFNALTRNDVLAANYPFATIEPNVGVVPLPDPRLDELSKIFGSARIVPATVSFVDIAGIVKGASEGAGLGNKFLANIREADAICQVVRVFADDDVVHVDGQVNPASDIEVIETELILADLQTLEKSVVRLEKEAKIKKDRKPYADAAKQAQEILNAGRTLFAAAGEIDAELLKELSLLTTKPFLYVFNADESVLTDEAKVAELKASVAPADAVFLDAKVESELLELDDESAAELLESIGQTEPGLHALARAGFHTLGLQTYLTAGPKEARAWTIHQGDTAPKAAGVIHTDFERGFIKAEVVAFDDLVEAGSMAAAKAAGKVRMEGKDYVMADGDVVEFRFNV, from the coding sequence GTGAGTCTCACCCTCGGAATCGTCGGCCTGCCCAACGTCGGAAAATCGACGCTGTTCAACGCGCTGACCCGCAACGACGTGCTCGCCGCGAACTACCCCTTCGCGACCATCGAGCCCAACGTCGGGGTGGTCCCGTTGCCCGACCCACGCCTGGACGAGCTGTCGAAGATCTTCGGCTCCGCGCGCATCGTCCCCGCCACGGTCTCCTTCGTGGATATCGCCGGGATCGTGAAGGGCGCCTCCGAGGGCGCCGGGCTCGGCAACAAATTCCTCGCCAACATTCGCGAAGCCGACGCCATCTGCCAGGTCGTCCGCGTCTTCGCCGACGACGATGTGGTGCACGTGGACGGCCAGGTGAACCCGGCCTCCGATATCGAGGTCATCGAAACCGAACTGATCCTCGCCGACCTGCAGACCCTCGAGAAGTCGGTCGTCCGCTTGGAGAAGGAAGCCAAGATCAAGAAGGACCGCAAGCCGTATGCGGACGCGGCCAAGCAGGCGCAGGAGATCCTCAACGCCGGGCGGACACTGTTCGCGGCTGCGGGGGAGATCGACGCAGAGCTGCTCAAAGAGCTTTCTCTGCTGACCACCAAGCCGTTTCTGTACGTGTTCAACGCCGACGAGTCCGTGCTCACCGACGAAGCGAAGGTCGCCGAGCTGAAAGCCTCCGTCGCCCCGGCGGACGCGGTGTTCCTGGACGCCAAGGTCGAATCCGAACTCCTCGAACTCGACGACGAATCCGCCGCCGAACTCCTGGAATCCATCGGCCAGACCGAACCCGGCTTGCACGCCCTCGCCCGCGCCGGCTTCCACACCCTCGGCCTGCAGACCTACCTCACCGCGGGTCCGAAAGAGGCTCGGGCGTGGACGATTCACCAGGGCGATACCGCCCCGAAGGCGGCGGGGGTCATCCACACCGATTTCGAGCGCGGCTTCATCAAGGCCGAAGTGGTCGCCTTCGACGATCTGGTCGAGGCGGGCTCCATGGCCGCGGCGAAAGCGGCGGGCAAGGTCCGGATGGAGGGCAAGGACTACGTCATGGCCGACGGCGACGTGGTCGAGTTCAGGTTCAACGTCTAG
- a CDS encoding AraC family transcriptional regulator, with product MEPTSQVVTAHPAPALAAFIDRYIGYRMTGFEAGLHRGLPSRHMTFIVAIGPSIDVVAQTDARQSPENYRCVLGGLQDSPAMIAHDGTQEGVAVKLTPMGCRALFGLPAAELWSTSIEFADLVGSPGRQLWEELQGHSEWPRRFAACDRVLTRLMVPDRAVGPELTWAWRAMAGSHGMLGVEPLAERIGWSRQYLTKRFTGEFGLSPKVAGRIARFERVEQMLLHTPSFVSIAQVAATCGYYDQPHLNREFARLAGCSPSQWLAEEIPSVQDSELVEEPG from the coding sequence ATGGAGCCGACCTCCCAGGTGGTGACGGCCCACCCGGCCCCCGCACTGGCCGCTTTCATCGACCGGTACATCGGCTACCGCATGACCGGATTCGAGGCGGGCCTGCATCGCGGGCTGCCGTCTCGACATATGACGTTCATCGTGGCCATCGGGCCTTCCATCGACGTGGTCGCCCAGACCGACGCCCGCCAATCCCCGGAGAACTACCGCTGTGTGCTGGGCGGGCTGCAGGACAGTCCGGCGATGATCGCGCACGACGGCACCCAGGAAGGCGTCGCAGTGAAGCTCACCCCGATGGGTTGCCGGGCACTGTTCGGTCTGCCCGCGGCGGAGCTGTGGAGTACCTCGATCGAATTCGCCGACCTGGTCGGGTCGCCGGGGCGGCAACTGTGGGAGGAGCTGCAGGGACATTCGGAGTGGCCGCGGCGATTCGCCGCCTGCGACCGGGTGCTCACCCGGCTGATGGTCCCGGATCGGGCGGTGGGGCCCGAGCTGACCTGGGCATGGCGTGCGATGGCGGGGTCGCACGGAATGCTGGGGGTGGAACCGCTCGCCGAACGGATCGGTTGGAGTCGGCAGTACCTCACGAAGCGGTTCACCGGCGAATTCGGGTTGAGTCCCAAGGTGGCGGGGCGGATCGCCCGCTTCGAGCGGGTCGAGCAGATGCTGCTGCACACGCCGTCGTTCGTCTCGATCGCGCAGGTCGCCGCCACCTGCGGATACTACGATCAACCCCACCTCAACCGGGAGTTCGCGCGGCTGGCCGGCTGCAGCCCCAGCCAGTGGCTGGCCGAGGAGATTCCATCCGTCCAAGACTCGGAGCTCGTCGAAGAGCCAGGCTGA
- a CDS encoding VOC family protein, whose product MTATEKTTTTTTPAPSVWPCLAFRDARGTADFLVRAFGFELTAMYAREGDPAVIEHAELRWPDGGGIMFGTAGKGGGLPERRTPGTESIYVVCSDPDALYERATAAGAETIAGLKDEDYGSRGFTVADPEGNFWSFGTYRGQ is encoded by the coding sequence ATGACCGCAACAGAGAAAACCACCACGACAACCACACCCGCGCCGAGCGTCTGGCCCTGCCTGGCGTTCCGGGACGCCCGGGGCACCGCCGACTTCCTGGTCCGGGCGTTCGGATTCGAACTGACCGCCATGTACGCCCGGGAAGGCGATCCGGCGGTGATCGAGCACGCCGAACTGCGCTGGCCCGACGGCGGCGGCATCATGTTCGGCACCGCCGGCAAAGGCGGCGGACTGCCGGAACGCCGCACGCCGGGAACCGAATCGATCTATGTCGTCTGCTCCGACCCGGACGCACTGTACGAGCGGGCCACCGCTGCCGGCGCGGAGACCATCGCGGGGCTGAAGGACGAGGACTACGGGTCACGCGGCTTCACTGTCGCCGACCCGGAAGGCAACTTCTGGAGTTTCGGCACGTACCGGGGTCAGTGA
- a CDS encoding DNA polymerase III subunit beta family protein, with protein MPESDLITIGAFARSCGITASALRFYDDSGLLAPAGVDEITGYRYYAPAQVDRAVTIRRLRDIDMPLDGIAGVLAADAHDAAALIDTYVAGLVERTRQARRTAEVVKAALGEPSGWWVATVRGPVLAAAVEQILAATGTDPDLPVLAGVRVEATSDSLTFTATDRYRLSTRTVVPEQAGSSEWAATVDGAELSAALPEIRGAHLVDIEAGERSVRFRSADGVVRPCRTLAEPFPDHRGLLAALPVAPTHAVVSKHELMGALEQQRARYLRLTVSPDSVALAGTDEESATVLSALVTGPSVDIFFGFTILHPAVATAIGPDVRLDIGGPTDPMVVRSADNGDLTTLAMPVAPSVIDAENGSHT; from the coding sequence GTGCCCGAATCCGACCTGATCACCATCGGTGCGTTCGCCCGCTCGTGCGGTATCACGGCCAGCGCGCTGCGTTTCTACGACGACTCCGGTCTGCTGGCGCCGGCCGGGGTCGACGAGATCACCGGCTACCGCTACTACGCCCCAGCCCAGGTGGATCGAGCCGTGACGATTCGCCGATTGCGGGATATCGATATGCCGCTGGACGGTATCGCCGGGGTGCTGGCTGCCGACGCGCACGACGCGGCCGCACTCATCGACACCTACGTGGCGGGGCTGGTCGAACGCACCCGGCAGGCGCGGCGGACCGCCGAGGTGGTGAAAGCCGCCCTGGGCGAACCCTCCGGATGGTGGGTGGCGACGGTACGGGGGCCGGTGCTCGCGGCGGCGGTCGAGCAGATACTCGCCGCCACCGGAACCGATCCCGACCTGCCGGTGCTGGCCGGCGTACGCGTCGAGGCGACATCCGACTCGCTGACGTTCACGGCCACCGACCGGTACCGTCTGTCGACCCGCACGGTGGTCCCCGAACAGGCCGGATCGTCCGAATGGGCCGCCACGGTCGACGGCGCCGAACTGAGCGCGGCGCTGCCGGAGATCCGCGGCGCCCATCTGGTCGATATCGAAGCCGGCGAGCGCAGCGTCCGGTTCCGTTCGGCCGACGGAGTCGTACGCCCCTGCCGGACGCTCGCCGAACCGTTCCCCGATCATCGGGGGCTGCTGGCCGCGCTGCCGGTGGCGCCCACCCACGCCGTGGTCTCGAAGCACGAGTTGATGGGCGCACTGGAACAGCAGCGGGCGCGCTACCTGCGGCTGACGGTATCGCCGGACTCGGTGGCCCTGGCGGGCACCGACGAGGAGTCGGCCACCGTCCTTTCCGCGCTGGTCACCGGCCCGTCTGTCGATATCTTCTTCGGTTTCACCATCCTGCACCCGGCCGTCGCCACCGCCATCGGACCCGATGTGCGACTCGATATCGGCGGCCCCACCGACCCGATGGTCGTCCGGTCCGCGGACAACGGCGACCTGACCACCCTGGCCATGCCGGTCGCACCCTCAGTTATCGACGCAGAGAACGGTTCCCACACATGA
- a CDS encoding pyridoxamine 5'-phosphate oxidase family protein, with amino-acid sequence MRETPEELTELQALLDASLARSTSHLRSIISTDRSLTAEQLATVLSGMCILALSTVTAASEPRISAVDGHFLHGRWYFGTARTAAKARHLAARPSASVAHLRGEDLGVFTHGTVEVVNPDGGAPDAEWPELLAYFKDLYGDDAFDWDNDVVFYRLRPHWMTVYAPDSAKLTTG; translated from the coding sequence ATGCGCGAAACACCAGAAGAGCTCACCGAACTGCAGGCCCTGCTCGACGCGTCCCTCGCACGTTCCACGAGTCACCTACGCTCGATCATCTCCACCGACCGCAGCTTGACCGCGGAGCAGCTCGCCACGGTTCTTTCCGGTATGTGCATCCTTGCGCTGTCCACGGTGACCGCCGCCAGCGAGCCGAGAATCAGCGCCGTCGACGGCCATTTCCTGCACGGCCGGTGGTATTTCGGCACCGCGCGCACCGCGGCCAAGGCCCGCCACCTCGCCGCTCGTCCGAGCGCGAGTGTCGCGCATCTGCGCGGTGAGGATCTGGGTGTGTTCACCCACGGCACCGTGGAGGTCGTGAATCCGGACGGCGGCGCACCGGACGCGGAGTGGCCGGAACTGCTCGCGTACTTCAAGGACCTCTACGGTGACGACGCCTTCGACTGGGACAACGATGTGGTCTTCTATCGGCTGCGGCCGCACTGGATGACCGTCTACGCCCCCGACTCCGCGAAACTCACCACGGGATGA
- a CDS encoding carbon starvation CstA family protein, whose product MGTIEYLETDPDLPPVGVVDRSPITPAKKAIFAGIGVLGAVAWTILAIARGESVNAVWIVIAAVCTYIIAYRFYARLIEYKIVKPRDDLATPAEILDNGKDFMPMDRRVLFGHHFAAIAGAGPLVGPVLAAQMGYLPGTIWIIVGVVFAGAVQDYLVLWVSMKRRGRSLGQMARDELGLIGGVAAIIGVLVIMMILLAVLALVVVNALAHSPWGVFSIAMTIPIALFMGVYLRYLRPGAVGEISGIGFVLLILAIIAGGWVSHNDTWAGWFTFHPITISWMLIGYGFVASVLPVWLLLAPRDYLSTFMKIGTIGLLAIGILVTMPVLKAPAVSEFATSGTGPAFAGSLFPFLFITIACGALSGFHALVASGTTPKLLEKESHAKVIGYGGMLMESFVAVMAIITASIIDQHLYFAMNAPTGATGGTAETAAAYTNSLGLSGPPTSGGALNQAAVDVGEESVISRTGGAPTLAIGLSEVFSGFLGGAGMKSFWYHFAIMFEALFILTTIDAGTRVARFMLSDSLGNLRGPARKFADPSWRVGAWVCSAVVVAAWGSILLMGVTDPLGGINALFPLFGIANQLLAAIALVVVLTILVKKGLTKWAWIPGVALAWDLIVTMTASWQKIFSADPKVGYWKQNSICRAARDAGELCLTAKTPDDVDAVIRNTFIQGVLSIVFAVLVLIVVLAAAWVCYRVWKSGDTSTTESPEEPSKIFAPSGFLPTAPERELQKQWNERIAEGQVAVPGAAHAEARN is encoded by the coding sequence ATGGGGACTATCGAATACCTCGAGACCGACCCCGACCTACCACCCGTGGGTGTGGTCGACCGGTCCCCGATCACACCCGCGAAGAAAGCGATCTTCGCGGGCATCGGTGTGCTCGGCGCCGTCGCCTGGACGATTCTGGCGATCGCGCGCGGCGAATCGGTGAACGCGGTGTGGATCGTGATCGCCGCGGTCTGCACCTACATCATCGCCTACCGGTTCTACGCGCGGCTCATCGAATACAAGATCGTGAAACCGCGCGACGACCTCGCCACACCCGCCGAGATCTTGGACAACGGCAAGGACTTCATGCCGATGGACCGGCGGGTGCTGTTCGGGCACCATTTCGCGGCCATCGCGGGCGCCGGTCCACTGGTCGGGCCGGTGCTGGCCGCCCAGATGGGTTATCTGCCGGGCACGATCTGGATCATCGTGGGCGTCGTGTTCGCCGGTGCGGTGCAGGACTACCTGGTGTTGTGGGTGTCGATGAAGCGGCGCGGCCGCAGCCTCGGGCAGATGGCGCGCGACGAACTCGGCCTGATCGGCGGCGTCGCCGCGATCATCGGCGTGCTGGTGATCATGATGATCCTGCTGGCGGTGCTCGCGCTGGTCGTGGTCAACGCCCTCGCACACAGCCCGTGGGGTGTCTTCTCTATCGCCATGACCATCCCGATCGCCCTGTTCATGGGCGTGTACCTGCGGTATCTGCGGCCGGGCGCGGTCGGCGAGATCTCCGGCATCGGTTTCGTGCTGCTGATCCTGGCGATCATCGCGGGCGGCTGGGTATCGCACAACGACACCTGGGCCGGCTGGTTCACCTTCCACCCGATCACCATCTCGTGGATGCTGATCGGCTACGGCTTCGTCGCCTCGGTGCTGCCGGTCTGGCTGCTGCTGGCGCCACGCGACTATCTGTCGACCTTCATGAAGATCGGCACCATCGGCCTGCTCGCGATCGGCATCCTTGTCACCATGCCGGTGCTGAAGGCGCCCGCGGTCTCGGAATTCGCGACCTCGGGCACCGGCCCGGCCTTCGCGGGCAGCCTGTTCCCGTTCCTGTTCATCACCATCGCCTGCGGTGCGCTGTCCGGTTTCCACGCCCTGGTGGCGTCGGGGACGACGCCGAAACTGCTGGAAAAAGAATCGCACGCCAAGGTGATCGGCTACGGCGGCATGCTGATGGAGTCGTTCGTCGCGGTGATGGCGATCATCACCGCCTCGATCATCGACCAGCACCTGTACTTCGCGATGAACGCGCCTACCGGCGCGACCGGCGGCACCGCGGAAACCGCGGCGGCGTACACGAACAGCCTGGGCTTGTCGGGGCCGCCCACCAGCGGCGGCGCACTGAATCAGGCCGCGGTGGACGTCGGCGAGGAATCGGTCATCTCCCGCACCGGCGGCGCCCCGACCCTGGCCATCGGCCTCTCCGAAGTGTTCTCCGGATTTCTCGGCGGCGCGGGGATGAAGTCGTTCTGGTACCACTTCGCGATCATGTTCGAGGCACTGTTCATCCTCACCACCATCGACGCGGGCACCCGGGTGGCGCGCTTCATGCTCTCGGACTCCCTCGGCAACCTGCGCGGCCCGGCACGGAAGTTCGCCGATCCGTCGTGGCGGGTGGGCGCCTGGGTGTGCTCGGCGGTCGTGGTGGCGGCCTGGGGATCGATCCTGCTGATGGGTGTGACCGATCCGCTGGGCGGGATCAACGCGCTGTTCCCGCTGTTCGGCATCGCCAACCAGCTGCTGGCCGCGATCGCGCTGGTCGTGGTGCTGACGATCCTGGTGAAGAAGGGTCTGACGAAATGGGCCTGGATCCCGGGGGTCGCGCTGGCCTGGGACCTCATCGTCACCATGACCGCGTCCTGGCAGAAGATCTTCTCCGCAGACCCGAAGGTGGGTTACTGGAAGCAGAACAGCATCTGTCGTGCGGCACGCGACGCCGGCGAGCTGTGCCTGACGGCGAAAACACCGGACGATGTGGACGCGGTGATCCGCAATACGTTCATCCAGGGCGTCCTGTCGATCGTCTTCGCGGTGCTGGTGTTGATCGTCGTGCTGGCCGCGGCCTGGGTGTGCTATCGGGTCTGGAAGTCCGGTGACACCTCGACCACCGAATCGCCGGAGGAGCCGTCGAAGATCTTCGCGCCCAGTGGTTTCCTGCCGACCGCACCGGAGCGGGAGCTGCAGAAGCAGTGGAACGAGCGGATCGCCGAGGGGCAGGTCGCGGTGCCCGGCGCCGCCCACGCGGAGGCACGGAATTGA
- a CDS encoding YbdD/YjiX family protein: MRAVLWYLDSVVGGQDYQRYLAHMRRTHPGSPVASKREYWRERYADADRNPGARCC, translated from the coding sequence GTGCGGGCGGTGCTCTGGTACCTCGACTCCGTCGTCGGCGGACAGGACTACCAGCGGTACCTCGCGCATATGCGCAGAACGCATCCCGGCTCTCCGGTGGCGAGCAAACGGGAGTACTGGCGCGAACGGTACGCCGACGCGGATCGCAACCCGGGTGCGCGCTGCTGCTGA